Genomic DNA from Theobroma cacao cultivar B97-61/B2 chromosome 3, Criollo_cocoa_genome_V2, whole genome shotgun sequence:
TCTAGTATTCCACCAACCCAATATACTACTACTTAATTGCATATTTGATCTCtagtttatttaattagcATGAAGTTTCACTTTATTAATTTGCCCAAAGCATTCAGTTCTTTACGCATCATCTTGATTTATCAAAACCCAAATTCCTTTAAATAATTCCATGTGGTTTGTAccgaaaaagaaattttgtaAAAGAAAGGGTATGTTGGAGTCTTAGGAATGGTGCATGTATCATTAATCATAATGATGGTGTTTACCTAAGAGTAAGACTGAGGTCATGGGATTAGATTTTCCGGGCACTAAAAGTTTTCTTTTGATGTGGATACTCATTGAATTTATTAGctgttaattgaaaattgttttggtaCTTAAGGCTTGTGGATCTTGTCCTTAAAAGCAAATTCAAGGCAATAATAGCTTTCTTGTTGAACTTTATTAGGAGGCAGTTGTTGCAGGGTCGTTTGCACAGCCAAATGCCAGACCTTTACTGGACAAATCACAGTTCACTTTCTTGAGATTCTGGTGCAGTTACTTTCATTCACCTttgtttcctcttttcttccttccaCTGAGATCTTCACTGTCACTGCAAGTGGCTTTGAAGTCATGTTTGCGAGGACCTGCATCAATCTTTTGACATtgtcaaaaatcaaaacagaTAGAAGATTTTGATCCACTGCTGTCAAATTCTTGGGTGTAAACACTCCAAAATAATGTTACGGAAGCCTGGTCCATGATCAGAATGCGATTGCAGACAAGGACTAATGGTTTGCCTTGGCCTTGAGCAAGATATATCTGATGCTGATATAATTATATACATTTATGAATCTTTCATGGGCTTGGGGAATAAGTTTTGGTGGTTAAGATACATTTGTGGATGTGGTAGCTGGCTCTTATGATGGTTGTTGTACGTGAACTCCACGTGCTTTTGGTGTGAAGTTGATGTCATCTGCAAGTTCAGTATATGTATTTGGTTTGTCGCAGTGGAGGAGAAAAAGATGTCTTATCATTTTCGGCCTGTACGCAGCAAGCAAAGGGCAAAAAACTGAGCAAGTTGGATTAACATCCTTTTCCGCTTTCAGTGGCCTTTTCAGGCACTTTTCGGATTTTGGTTCTTCTGGCTGGTGGATTCTTGGGGCGAcattcaaatatgttcttCTAGTTTTAGGGTGGCCTGGAGTTCCCAATCATTTTGGCCCGATTGGCTCTGATCCCTTTGGGCTTTGGCTTTTCCATCCAATCAAGACAGTCTCGTTATCAATGGGCTATTTCTTGCTGACTCATTTTGAACACCTGGGCGTTGTTCTTTTGGCAGACCTTCCTTCCCAGAAAAAGACCAATCATTCCTTAAGTTAGAAGCCAGAATATAGATTCTTCTCCTGTATTTTACAAACACACATTACAGATTGGTAGCAATTTGCCATGTAAGGAAACATAATATAAGTCATTCAACGATATGAGAATTCGTCCAAAAggaaatatttgtttttcGGTGCTGCACACCCTTGGTAATTAATAATTGGATGGTGAtacaaaattgttttgatatcaaattaaatgttctttttttcttcactaAGACCTTTGCCGCGCACCAGGTTGGCAAAATCTTCCTAACCTAATGTACTGGAAGTTCATTAAGAGATCAATGGAATGCAAGATCCTAAGGAACCAACTAGAGTTGTGCATCAGGCACACACTGTTGCTATGATCAAGATTACCAATCCTACAACACAGATTCTGAGTTAAATGCATCTAAAACCAGTCAAGGGGCAAGGATGTGCAGACATTACACAGTAAGCATTTTACAATTGGTCTTTGTCAACATACCAGATACAGGCCAATACTACCTAAGATTTTGAGTTGATTGCAACCAGGAGAAatcaatttgatatatatgaGAATAAAATCCAAGATATAAACAAGTTTTGTTACCATAAAAATCGGACTCTTTAAAAGCAATCTGACAAACAATATTTTGCCAACTAAGAACAGCAAACACTGAATCAAGGCAAAAATGCCCTCCAAAGTTCTCAGACTAtaaatccttttctttttcacatcTAAAGCTCCGTGTCACAAAATCGGATCATTAGGTCAGAAACAATTCTCCTAGCAAATGGAATGTAGCTCAGACAGTACCTGAAACAGCTCAAATAGAATTATATAACTAGTCTAGATAAAACATTCAAAATGCAAATCAAAACTTAATGGGGTCTTCCCATAAAGATAGTCTTGaacattataaaatttaagttGTAAATTATAACACTAGGGAAAGAAATACAAAACACCAAGAAATTTccataaaattgaaatgaaCAAATGTGGAAGGCCAACTTACCAAATAAGGGCACAAATCTCACATATGATTGCAAGTAATGTTAAAATCTTGCTTTGGATCTGCCAGATGAAAAGTTCAAGAAATGACAACTGATTCATGATAATCAAATTGTatcttgaataaaaatataattctgATACTGTAAAAAATAGAACTAAGAAGAAACCTTAAAAACATTGGCAATGATGATAAATGGCAAAAAGGAGAACTACATTCATATTCTAATACAGTTTGGGAATGTCACTTTTCGTTACCTTAGTGAAGTCTGTCTCTCTACCAGCTATGGTGTGTGCAAACTTAGCACAGGAGATTTAAACAATTTCACATCAAGCTATCATGGCTTACTCAGAACTTCTTATGTTAAAACTACAGGTCTTCATAGATTCAAACTTCATTCACTACTAAGGGTGCTAGAATTGTTCTATGGCCTATCACTGGTTCCAGCCAGGAAACTCACCCAGAGAGCACAAATGAGAGCTAGAACAACAAATCCAATGTAAATGGCTGTTGCATAAAGACGAACAGAATCAAACATCATACGTAGCTGTTGCTCAGGTCCCATGAGGAATGCTGTGCTGCCAAACAATAtgacaaatttaaaatctgAGAAACCTTGAGAGAAGCAATATAAGTTTAACTATACTAGGAACCATTCATCACCAGTACTTCATTATTTAGAAGTCTATTCAATTGAGACTTTTTAAGTCATTGACTGAACATCAGAAGAACTACTGACATTAACTACTCGATTTTCTGGTTTGGCAAAATTGGTTTCAGATTGACACAATGTTACACCAATTATTCAACAATAAAGGCAAGGATGGCTAAAAGTTGAAACAATGTTCTTGTGTTATGATGTCCAGAAGCAGCATTTGTTACTCAATTAAATCAAACTATTTTTTCTGAGAATATATAGTTGAGAAGTCTGTTTGAATCGGGGAATACATCAACTACCTTCCAACTGCTAACACATTGCCGAAGGTGAACAATAATGCAAATTTGATGGGTTTGACAAACACAATAAGTGACTgcaaaagaaacaataagttgaaagataaTGTCACAAATTTATCAATATTACAATTTTAATGCACTTACTTTACAGTTACAACTGAGCTATAATGTTCTCCAAGATGAATCCATAACACATATCACCGGCACCCGTTTACCTTAGAGGTCTCCAAAATTCTAAAATGTAAAAATC
This window encodes:
- the LOC18605745 gene encoding vesicle transport protein SFT2B, coding for MWKVREYMSGGDEEERAESFLVEESEGFCSLSPTQRMYAFAACLLSGLVLMFLSLIVFVKPIKFALLFTFGNVLAVGSTAFLMGPEQQLRMMFDSVRLYATAIYIGFVVLALICALWIQSKILTLLAIICEICALIWYCLSYIPFARRIVSDLMIRFCDTEL